A part of Astyanax mexicanus isolate ESR-SI-001 chromosome 2, AstMex3_surface, whole genome shotgun sequence genomic DNA contains:
- the tbk1 gene encoding serine/threonine-protein kinase TBK1 isoform X3 — MQSTTNYLWLLSDLLGQGATANVYRGRHKKTGDLYAVKVFNNLSFLRPLDVQMREFEVLKKLNHKNIVKLFAVEEESNSRHKVLVMEYCPYGSLYTVLEEPSNAYGLPEDEFLIVLQDVVAGMNHLREYGIVHRDIKPGNIMRVIGEDGRSVYKLTDFGAARELEDDEQFVSLYGTEEYLHPDMYERAVLRKDHQKKYGATVDLWSIGVTFYHAATGCLPFRPFEGPRRNKEVMYKIITEKPSGAISGHQKFENGKIEWCAEMPVSCSLSRGLQCLLTPVLANILEVDQEKCWGFDQFFAETSDILHRTVVYVFSLQQATLHHVYIHTYNTATLFQELLYRRTNISPPNQELLYEGRRLILDPNRQAQMFPHTSRDNPIMVLSRELVTTVGLIFEDPSPPKVQPRYDLDLDASYAKTFAGDVGHLWKTSESLLVHQELVRKGVRGLIELIKEDFNEQVHKKAEVFHMCNHCNKTLEKAEQLCGVLMQGHVLSKEYDEIADLRKKSMRLSGSLGSMDQTMQDIKNKFIPGGTLTDTWTQQVGTHPEDRYVEKIKVLLDAITAIYQQFKKDKAERRLPYNEEQIHKFDKQKLVFHATKARALFTDECAMKYRLFISKSEEWMRKVHHVRKQLLSLSGQFISMEQEVDMIMQRIYMVQDQLPKKVIPMTSSAIKPQAYLNQSTLVEMTLGMKKLKEEMEGVVKELAENNLFLERFGTLTVDGGLRNVDRI; from the exons ATGCAGAGTACAACTAATTACCTGTGGCTGCTCTCAGACTTGCTGGGGCAAGGTGCCACAGCCAATGTGTATCGCGGGAGGCACAAG aAAACAGGTGATCTCTATGCAGTCAAAGTTTTCAATAATCTGAGCTTTCTGCGGCCTCTGGATGTGCAAATGAGGGAGTTTGAGGTGCTGAAGAAGCTTAACCACAAAAACATTGTCAAACTCTTTGCTGTGGAGGAAGAG TCAAACTCTCGTCATAAGGTGCTGGTTATGGAATACTGTCCGTATGGAAGTCTGTACACAGTTCTGGAGGAGCCCTCTAATGCTTACGGACTGCCTGAAGACGAGTTTCTCATTGTGTTGCAGGATGTTG tagCCGGAATGAACCACCTGCGTGAGTACGGAATAGTGCACAGGGACATTAAGCCAGGGAACATCATGCGTGTAATAGGTGAAGATGGACGCTCGGTCTATAAGCTGACTGATTTTGGTGCAGCACGGGAGTTGGAAGATGATGAACAGTTTGTGTCACTGTATGGAACAGAGGAATACTTG caCCCAGACATGTATGAACGGGCGGTATTGAGAAAAGACCATCAGAAAAAGTATGGAGCCACAGTAGACTTGTGGAGCATCGGTGTCACGTTCTATCATGCGGCCACGGGCTGCCTGCCCTTTAGACCTTTTGAAGGACCACGCAGGAACAAAGAAGTCAT GTATAAGATAATTACAGAGAAACCATCTGGGGCCATTTCAGGACACCAGAAGTTTGAGAATGGCAAGATCGAGTGGTGCGCAGAGATGCCAGTGTCCTGTAGCCTGTCCAG AGGCTTACAGTGTTTGCTAACTCCAGTGCTGGCAAATATATTGGAGGTAGATCAGGAGAAATGCTGGGGCTTTGACCAGTTCTTTGCTGAGACCAGTGACATACTGCACCGCACTGTGGTGTATGTCTTCAGCCTGCAGCAAGCCACATTACATCACGTCTACATCCACACATACAACAC AGCTACGCTCTTTCAGGAGTTGCTCTACAGACGAACCAACATCAGCCCTCCCAACCAGGAACTGCTGTATGAAGGCAGACGTCTGATACTCGACCCCAACCGACAAGCGCAGATGTTCCCCCACACCAGCAGGGACAACCCCATCATGGTGCTCAGTAGAGAACTGGTCACTACTGTCGGACTTATCTTTGAAGACC CGAGCCCTCCCAAAGTACAGCCACGGTATGACCTGGACCTGGACGCCAGCTATGCTAAA ACATTTGCAGGCGATGTGGGTCACCTGTGGAAAACTTCAGAGTCATTACTTGTCCATCAGGAGCTGGTGAGGAAAGGAGTTAGGGGTCTCAT TGAGTTGATAAAGGAGGACTTTAATGAGCAGGTACATAAGAAAGCAGAGGTTTTTCACATGTGTAACCACTGCAACAAGACACTGGAAAAGGCCGAACAGCT GTGTGGAGTGTTAATGCAGGGACACGTGTTATCCAAAGAATACGACGAAATTGCAGACTTGCGTAAGAAATCTATGCGA CTGTCTGGGTCACTGGGCTCCATGGATCAGACCATGCAAGACATCAAAAACAAGTTCATCCCTGGAGGAACACTGACCGACACGTGGACACAGCAAGTGGGAACACATCCTGAGGACAGATA TGTGGAGAAAATAAAGGTTCTTCTTGATGCTATAACTGCCATCTACCAGCAGTTCAAGAAAGACAAAGCTGAAAGAC GTCTACCTTACAATGAAGAACAAATTCACAAATTTGACAA GCAGAAGCTGGTGTTCCACGCCACCAAAGCCCGTGCCCTGTTTACAGACGAGTGTGCAATGAAGTACCGTCTTTTCATCTCCAAGAGCGAGGAATGGATGAG GAAGGTGCACCATGTCAGAAAACAGCTGCTGTCACTGTCTGGTCAGTTCATCAGCATGGAACAGGAAGTTGACATGATCATGCAGCGTATATATATG GTCCAGGATCAGCTACCAAAGAAGGTCATTCCCATGACATCGAGCGCCATCAAGCCCCAGGCCTACCTCAATCAGAGCACTCTAGTGGAGATGACCCTGGG GATGAAGAAACTAAAAGAAGAGATGGAGGGCGTGGTCAAAGAGCTGGCAGAAAACAACCTCTTTCTGGAGAG GTTTGGCACTTTGACAGTAGATGGGGGACTAAGAAATGTGGACCGAATCTGA
- the tbk1 gene encoding serine/threonine-protein kinase TBK1 isoform X1: MQSTTNYLWLLSDLLGQGATANVYRGRHKQFNSGWCCVVSAREGEPDSAEVRFGQCAERLTKTGDLYAVKVFNNLSFLRPLDVQMREFEVLKKLNHKNIVKLFAVEEESNSRHKVLVMEYCPYGSLYTVLEEPSNAYGLPEDEFLIVLQDVVAGMNHLREYGIVHRDIKPGNIMRVIGEDGRSVYKLTDFGAARELEDDEQFVSLYGTEEYLHPDMYERAVLRKDHQKKYGATVDLWSIGVTFYHAATGCLPFRPFEGPRRNKEVMYKIITEKPSGAISGHQKFENGKIEWCAEMPVSCSLSRGLQCLLTPVLANILEVDQEKCWGFDQFFAETSDILHRTVVYVFSLQQATLHHVYIHTYNTATLFQELLYRRTNISPPNQELLYEGRRLILDPNRQAQMFPHTSRDNPIMVLSRELVTTVGLIFEDPSPPKVQPRYDLDLDASYAKTFAGDVGHLWKTSESLLVHQELVRKGVRGLIELIKEDFNEQVHKKAEVFHMCNHCNKTLEKAEQLCGVLMQGHVLSKEYDEIADLRKKSMRLSGSLGSMDQTMQDIKNKFIPGGTLTDTWTQQVGTHPEDRYVEKIKVLLDAITAIYQQFKKDKAERRLPYNEEQIHKFDKQKLVFHATKARALFTDECAMKYRLFISKSEEWMRKVHHVRKQLLSLSGQFISMEQEVDMIMQRIYMVQDQLPKKVIPMTSSAIKPQAYLNQSTLVEMTLGMKKLKEEMEGVVKELAENNLFLERFGTLTVDGGLRNVDRI, encoded by the exons ATGCAGAGTACAACTAATTACCTGTGGCTGCTCTCAGACTTGCTGGGGCAAGGTGCCACAGCCAATGTGTATCGCGGGAGGCACAAG cagtttaacagcgggtggtgttgtgttGTTTCTGCTCGAGAAGGGGAGCCGGACTCTGCGGAGGTCAGATTTGGGCAGTGCGCAGAGCGCCTCACG aAAACAGGTGATCTCTATGCAGTCAAAGTTTTCAATAATCTGAGCTTTCTGCGGCCTCTGGATGTGCAAATGAGGGAGTTTGAGGTGCTGAAGAAGCTTAACCACAAAAACATTGTCAAACTCTTTGCTGTGGAGGAAGAG TCAAACTCTCGTCATAAGGTGCTGGTTATGGAATACTGTCCGTATGGAAGTCTGTACACAGTTCTGGAGGAGCCCTCTAATGCTTACGGACTGCCTGAAGACGAGTTTCTCATTGTGTTGCAGGATGTTG tagCCGGAATGAACCACCTGCGTGAGTACGGAATAGTGCACAGGGACATTAAGCCAGGGAACATCATGCGTGTAATAGGTGAAGATGGACGCTCGGTCTATAAGCTGACTGATTTTGGTGCAGCACGGGAGTTGGAAGATGATGAACAGTTTGTGTCACTGTATGGAACAGAGGAATACTTG caCCCAGACATGTATGAACGGGCGGTATTGAGAAAAGACCATCAGAAAAAGTATGGAGCCACAGTAGACTTGTGGAGCATCGGTGTCACGTTCTATCATGCGGCCACGGGCTGCCTGCCCTTTAGACCTTTTGAAGGACCACGCAGGAACAAAGAAGTCAT GTATAAGATAATTACAGAGAAACCATCTGGGGCCATTTCAGGACACCAGAAGTTTGAGAATGGCAAGATCGAGTGGTGCGCAGAGATGCCAGTGTCCTGTAGCCTGTCCAG AGGCTTACAGTGTTTGCTAACTCCAGTGCTGGCAAATATATTGGAGGTAGATCAGGAGAAATGCTGGGGCTTTGACCAGTTCTTTGCTGAGACCAGTGACATACTGCACCGCACTGTGGTGTATGTCTTCAGCCTGCAGCAAGCCACATTACATCACGTCTACATCCACACATACAACAC AGCTACGCTCTTTCAGGAGTTGCTCTACAGACGAACCAACATCAGCCCTCCCAACCAGGAACTGCTGTATGAAGGCAGACGTCTGATACTCGACCCCAACCGACAAGCGCAGATGTTCCCCCACACCAGCAGGGACAACCCCATCATGGTGCTCAGTAGAGAACTGGTCACTACTGTCGGACTTATCTTTGAAGACC CGAGCCCTCCCAAAGTACAGCCACGGTATGACCTGGACCTGGACGCCAGCTATGCTAAA ACATTTGCAGGCGATGTGGGTCACCTGTGGAAAACTTCAGAGTCATTACTTGTCCATCAGGAGCTGGTGAGGAAAGGAGTTAGGGGTCTCAT TGAGTTGATAAAGGAGGACTTTAATGAGCAGGTACATAAGAAAGCAGAGGTTTTTCACATGTGTAACCACTGCAACAAGACACTGGAAAAGGCCGAACAGCT GTGTGGAGTGTTAATGCAGGGACACGTGTTATCCAAAGAATACGACGAAATTGCAGACTTGCGTAAGAAATCTATGCGA CTGTCTGGGTCACTGGGCTCCATGGATCAGACCATGCAAGACATCAAAAACAAGTTCATCCCTGGAGGAACACTGACCGACACGTGGACACAGCAAGTGGGAACACATCCTGAGGACAGATA TGTGGAGAAAATAAAGGTTCTTCTTGATGCTATAACTGCCATCTACCAGCAGTTCAAGAAAGACAAAGCTGAAAGAC GTCTACCTTACAATGAAGAACAAATTCACAAATTTGACAA GCAGAAGCTGGTGTTCCACGCCACCAAAGCCCGTGCCCTGTTTACAGACGAGTGTGCAATGAAGTACCGTCTTTTCATCTCCAAGAGCGAGGAATGGATGAG GAAGGTGCACCATGTCAGAAAACAGCTGCTGTCACTGTCTGGTCAGTTCATCAGCATGGAACAGGAAGTTGACATGATCATGCAGCGTATATATATG GTCCAGGATCAGCTACCAAAGAAGGTCATTCCCATGACATCGAGCGCCATCAAGCCCCAGGCCTACCTCAATCAGAGCACTCTAGTGGAGATGACCCTGGG GATGAAGAAACTAAAAGAAGAGATGGAGGGCGTGGTCAAAGAGCTGGCAGAAAACAACCTCTTTCTGGAGAG GTTTGGCACTTTGACAGTAGATGGGGGACTAAGAAATGTGGACCGAATCTGA
- the tbk1 gene encoding serine/threonine-protein kinase TBK1 isoform X2, giving the protein MQSTTNYLWLLSDLLGQGATANVYRGRHKQFNSGWCCVVSAREGEPDSAEVRFGQCAERLTKTGDLYAVKVFNNLSFLRPLDVQMREFEVLKKLNHKNIVKLFAVEEESNSRHKVLVMEYCPYGSLYTVLEEPSNAYGLPEDEFLIVLQDVVAGMNHLREYGIVHRDIKPGNIMRVIGEDGRSVYKLTDFGAARELEDDEQFVSLYGTEEYLHPDMYERAVLRKDHQKKYGATVDLWSIGVTFYHAATGCLPFRPFEGPRRNKEVMYKIITEKPSGAISGHQKFENGKIEWCAEMPVSCSLSRGLQCLLTPVLANILEVDQEKCWGFDQFFAETSDILHRTVVYVFSLQQATLHHVYIHTYNTATLFQELLYRRTNISPPNQELLYEGRRLILDPNRQAQMFPHTSRDNPIMVLSRELVTTVGLIFEDPSPPKVQPRYDLDLDASYAKTFAGDVGHLWKTSESLLVHQELVRKGVRGLIELIKEDFNEQVHKKAEVFHMCNHCNKTLEKAEQLCGVLMQGHVLSKEYDEIADLRKKSMRLSGSLGSMDQTMQDIKNKFIPGGTLTDTWTQQVGTHPEDRYVEKIKVLLDAITAIYQQFKKDKAERRLPYNEEQIHKFDKQKLVFHATKARALFTDECAMKYRLFISKSEEWMRKVHHVRKQLLSLSGQFISMEQEVDMIMQRIYMVQDQLPKKVIPMTSSAIKPQAYLNQSTLVEMTLGMKKLKEEMEGVVKELAENNLFLESCV; this is encoded by the exons ATGCAGAGTACAACTAATTACCTGTGGCTGCTCTCAGACTTGCTGGGGCAAGGTGCCACAGCCAATGTGTATCGCGGGAGGCACAAG cagtttaacagcgggtggtgttgtgttGTTTCTGCTCGAGAAGGGGAGCCGGACTCTGCGGAGGTCAGATTTGGGCAGTGCGCAGAGCGCCTCACG aAAACAGGTGATCTCTATGCAGTCAAAGTTTTCAATAATCTGAGCTTTCTGCGGCCTCTGGATGTGCAAATGAGGGAGTTTGAGGTGCTGAAGAAGCTTAACCACAAAAACATTGTCAAACTCTTTGCTGTGGAGGAAGAG TCAAACTCTCGTCATAAGGTGCTGGTTATGGAATACTGTCCGTATGGAAGTCTGTACACAGTTCTGGAGGAGCCCTCTAATGCTTACGGACTGCCTGAAGACGAGTTTCTCATTGTGTTGCAGGATGTTG tagCCGGAATGAACCACCTGCGTGAGTACGGAATAGTGCACAGGGACATTAAGCCAGGGAACATCATGCGTGTAATAGGTGAAGATGGACGCTCGGTCTATAAGCTGACTGATTTTGGTGCAGCACGGGAGTTGGAAGATGATGAACAGTTTGTGTCACTGTATGGAACAGAGGAATACTTG caCCCAGACATGTATGAACGGGCGGTATTGAGAAAAGACCATCAGAAAAAGTATGGAGCCACAGTAGACTTGTGGAGCATCGGTGTCACGTTCTATCATGCGGCCACGGGCTGCCTGCCCTTTAGACCTTTTGAAGGACCACGCAGGAACAAAGAAGTCAT GTATAAGATAATTACAGAGAAACCATCTGGGGCCATTTCAGGACACCAGAAGTTTGAGAATGGCAAGATCGAGTGGTGCGCAGAGATGCCAGTGTCCTGTAGCCTGTCCAG AGGCTTACAGTGTTTGCTAACTCCAGTGCTGGCAAATATATTGGAGGTAGATCAGGAGAAATGCTGGGGCTTTGACCAGTTCTTTGCTGAGACCAGTGACATACTGCACCGCACTGTGGTGTATGTCTTCAGCCTGCAGCAAGCCACATTACATCACGTCTACATCCACACATACAACAC AGCTACGCTCTTTCAGGAGTTGCTCTACAGACGAACCAACATCAGCCCTCCCAACCAGGAACTGCTGTATGAAGGCAGACGTCTGATACTCGACCCCAACCGACAAGCGCAGATGTTCCCCCACACCAGCAGGGACAACCCCATCATGGTGCTCAGTAGAGAACTGGTCACTACTGTCGGACTTATCTTTGAAGACC CGAGCCCTCCCAAAGTACAGCCACGGTATGACCTGGACCTGGACGCCAGCTATGCTAAA ACATTTGCAGGCGATGTGGGTCACCTGTGGAAAACTTCAGAGTCATTACTTGTCCATCAGGAGCTGGTGAGGAAAGGAGTTAGGGGTCTCAT TGAGTTGATAAAGGAGGACTTTAATGAGCAGGTACATAAGAAAGCAGAGGTTTTTCACATGTGTAACCACTGCAACAAGACACTGGAAAAGGCCGAACAGCT GTGTGGAGTGTTAATGCAGGGACACGTGTTATCCAAAGAATACGACGAAATTGCAGACTTGCGTAAGAAATCTATGCGA CTGTCTGGGTCACTGGGCTCCATGGATCAGACCATGCAAGACATCAAAAACAAGTTCATCCCTGGAGGAACACTGACCGACACGTGGACACAGCAAGTGGGAACACATCCTGAGGACAGATA TGTGGAGAAAATAAAGGTTCTTCTTGATGCTATAACTGCCATCTACCAGCAGTTCAAGAAAGACAAAGCTGAAAGAC GTCTACCTTACAATGAAGAACAAATTCACAAATTTGACAA GCAGAAGCTGGTGTTCCACGCCACCAAAGCCCGTGCCCTGTTTACAGACGAGTGTGCAATGAAGTACCGTCTTTTCATCTCCAAGAGCGAGGAATGGATGAG GAAGGTGCACCATGTCAGAAAACAGCTGCTGTCACTGTCTGGTCAGTTCATCAGCATGGAACAGGAAGTTGACATGATCATGCAGCGTATATATATG GTCCAGGATCAGCTACCAAAGAAGGTCATTCCCATGACATCGAGCGCCATCAAGCCCCAGGCCTACCTCAATCAGAGCACTCTAGTGGAGATGACCCTGGG GATGAAGAAACTAAAAGAAGAGATGGAGGGCGTGGTCAAAGAGCTGGCAGAAAACAACCTCTTTCTGGAGAG CTGTGTGTGA